In Proteus vulgaris, one DNA window encodes the following:
- the kdpC gene encoding potassium-transporting ATPase subunit KdpC, giving the protein MPLFRSSLVMLLLLTLITGLAYPLLVTGLANLIFPWQAKGSLIYQDNTLIGSELIGQQFNRADYFKSRPSMTTEMPYNSMASGASQLATSNPLLLNEVVKRVQTWQKNVGNHHIVPVDLVTASGSGLDPHISLQAAYYQVENIAQLRQLPKNEIEQLIKNNTISPLMSFMGEPVVNVFMLNQALDKLSAEKQQKASIQ; this is encoded by the coding sequence ATGCCTCTATTTCGTTCATCATTAGTAATGTTATTATTACTTACACTAATAACTGGGCTGGCCTATCCTCTTTTAGTAACAGGATTAGCTAACTTAATATTCCCATGGCAAGCGAAAGGTTCTCTAATTTATCAAGATAACACGCTCATTGGTTCTGAATTAATTGGCCAACAATTTAATCGAGCCGATTATTTTAAAAGTCGGCCTTCGATGACGACTGAAATGCCTTATAACAGCATGGCTTCAGGTGCTAGCCAATTGGCGACTTCTAATCCTTTGTTACTAAATGAAGTTGTAAAACGAGTTCAAACATGGCAAAAAAATGTTGGTAATCATCATATAGTACCTGTGGATTTGGTCACTGCATCAGGAAGTGGGCTTGATCCTCATATTTCATTACAAGCAGCCTATTACCAAGTTGAAAATATTGCACAGTTACGTCAGCTTCCAAAAAATGAAATAGAACAATTAATAAAAAATAACACGATATCTCCATTAATGTCATTTATGGGAGAGCCTGTGGTGAATGTATTTATGCTGAATCAAGCACTTGATAAATTAAGTGCTGAAAAACAACAGAAAGCGAGTATTCAATAG
- a CDS encoding HlyD family secretion protein has translation MKNQKNSRFFVYGIILVAIIAAGVFWWKSQAPALPSGFAQSNGRIEATEIDISTKSPGRIDSILVQEGDFVKAGEVLAKMDTRTLKEQLHEVQAQLNQAKSSVVTAQSALSQRNSEQLAAQAVVRQRIAELDAAQKRLNRSRALVKTNAISIQQLDDDIARTEGARAAVEAAKAQETATIAAIESAKAGIIQANTKVDAATATERRIMAELDDSILKAPRNGRVQYRVAEPGEVLGAGGRVLNMVDLSDVYMTFFLPTEAAGQAALGSDVHIILDAAPHIVIPAKTTYVASVAQFTPKTVETDNERLKLMFRVRARISPELLEKHLEYVKTGLPGRAYIRLDNNQSWPTDLEVKLPQ, from the coding sequence ATGAAAAATCAAAAAAATAGTCGTTTTTTTGTTTATGGTATTATTCTTGTCGCGATAATTGCTGCTGGTGTTTTTTGGTGGAAATCTCAAGCACCGGCACTTCCTTCTGGATTTGCTCAAAGTAATGGGAGAATAGAAGCAACCGAAATTGATATATCAACAAAAAGTCCAGGAAGAATAGACTCTATTTTAGTTCAAGAAGGTGATTTTGTTAAAGCGGGTGAAGTTTTAGCCAAGATGGATACTCGTACACTTAAAGAACAACTGCATGAAGTTCAAGCACAATTAAATCAAGCAAAAAGCAGTGTTGTTACTGCTCAATCTGCATTATCACAACGTAATAGTGAACAACTTGCTGCCCAAGCGGTGGTTCGTCAACGTATTGCCGAACTGGATGCAGCACAAAAAAGACTCAATCGTTCTCGTGCACTAGTAAAAACTAATGCTATTTCTATTCAACAATTAGATGATGATATCGCCAGAACTGAAGGAGCAAGAGCGGCCGTTGAAGCTGCCAAAGCGCAAGAAACGGCAACCATAGCTGCTATTGAATCTGCAAAAGCGGGTATTATTCAAGCAAATACAAAAGTAGATGCCGCAACAGCAACAGAAAGACGCATCATGGCTGAATTAGATGACAGTATTTTAAAAGCCCCTCGTAATGGTCGTGTTCAATATCGAGTTGCTGAGCCAGGCGAAGTTTTAGGCGCTGGTGGTCGTGTGTTAAATATGGTTGATCTAAGTGATGTTTATATGACCTTCTTTTTACCAACTGAAGCGGCAGGTCAAGCTGCTTTAGGCAGTGACGTTCATATTATTTTAGATGCAGCCCCTCATATTGTTATTCCTGCAAAAACGACTTATGTCGCTAGTGTTGCCCAATTTACGCCTAAAACGGTTGAAACAGATAATGAAAGGCTGAAATTGATGTTTCGTGTAAGAGCGAGAATTTCACCTGAGTTACTCGAAAAACACCTTGAATATGTAAAAACTGGATTGCCAGGTCGTGCTTATATTCGATTAGATAACAATCAATCTTGGCCAACTGATTTAGAGGTGAAATTACCACAATGA
- the kdpE gene encoding two-component system response regulator KdpE, which produces MTPYNILIIEDEKEILRFVRLALENEGFRVYEASECQRGLIEAASRKPDLVILDLGLPDKDGLCFIQDYRQWSSTPVIVLSARDGEQDKVNALDAGADDYLTKPFGISELLARVRASLRRFVKKETENTQFTFGDITIDWVNRIVTRQKEQVHLTPTEFRLLSELVNNSGKVLTQRHLMQHVWGPNFIEHSHYLRIYMGHLRQKLEADPTCPVHLITETGIGYRFMP; this is translated from the coding sequence GTGACTCCATATAACATTTTAATTATTGAAGATGAAAAAGAGATCTTACGCTTTGTTCGGCTAGCATTAGAGAACGAAGGTTTTCGTGTTTATGAGGCCTCTGAATGTCAACGAGGGTTAATTGAAGCAGCATCAAGAAAACCTGATTTGGTTATTCTTGATCTCGGTTTACCTGATAAAGATGGGCTCTGTTTTATTCAAGATTATCGCCAGTGGAGTAGTACGCCTGTGATCGTTCTTTCTGCAAGAGATGGTGAACAAGATAAAGTAAACGCACTTGATGCGGGAGCTGATGATTATCTAACGAAACCTTTTGGTATTAGTGAACTACTTGCCAGAGTAAGGGCTTCACTACGTCGTTTTGTAAAAAAAGAAACTGAAAACACACAATTTACCTTTGGTGATATTACTATTGATTGGGTTAATCGTATTGTCACTCGCCAAAAGGAACAGGTTCATTTAACACCAACAGAATTTCGCTTACTGAGTGAATTGGTTAATAACAGTGGTAAAGTGCTTACTCAACGGCATTTAATGCAACATGTTTGGGGGCCTAATTTTATCGAACATAGCCATTATTTACGTATTTATATGGGGCATCTGCGCCAAAAACTAGAAGCCGATCCCACATGTCCTGTACACTTAATAACAGAAACAGGGATCGGTTATCGATTTATGCCTTAA
- the rbbA gene encoding ribosome-associated ATPase/putative transporter RbbA produces the protein MSQTMRTQSHSHIIELTHVSQHYGDTKALDDVTLTIPAGKMVGLIGPDGVGKSSLISLISGAREIQTGQVIVLNGDMTDVEHRRAVCPRIAYMPQGLGKNLYHTLSVFENVDFFGRLFGQSKQERAERINDLLESTGLAPFRDRPAGKLSGGMKQKLGLCCALIHDPELLILDEPTTGVDPLSRAQFWDLINRIRKRQTNMSVLVATAYMEEAERFDWLVAMDAGKILATGHANELKVQTQTNELEAAFIELLPEEKKKNHQKVIIPPRDKSDDDVIAIEAKDLTMRFGQFVAVDHVSFRIPKGEIFGFLGSNGCGKSTTMKMLTGLLEASEGRAWLFGQEVDPKDIETRRRVGYMSQAFSLYSELTVRQNLELHAKLFHIPEEEIPQRVKAMSERFNLTDVEDVLPDGLPLGIRQRLSLAVAVIHKPEMLILDEPTSGVDPIARDMFWNLMVDLSRRDGVTIFISTHFMNEAARCDRMSLMHAGKVLVTDTPSNLVKNSQFDTLEEVFIDYLKKASGEQETPELNEKTLQLPASSDESAEKALKQRFSLRRLFSYSIREGMELRRDPVRLTLALLGTVILMFIMGYGISMDVENLRFGIMDRDQTGLSQAYSQNLSGSRYFIEKAPITDYDQLERRLRSGDITVAIEIPPNFARDVAKGNTVKIGVWIDGAMPNRAETVRGYIQAMHLTWMLDMAMRQPTNVVDKLSPINIETRYRYNPDVKSLPAIVPAVIPLLLMMIPAMLSALSVVREKELGSIINLYVTPVTKAEFLLGKQFPYILLGMFNFFMLCALSVFVFGVSFKGSMLTLSLGALLYITIATGMGLLISCFMKSQIAAIFGTSIITLIPATQFSGMIDPVSSLEGIGKWIGHIYPTSHFLTIARGTFSKGLNLFDLPWSFIPLLITIPIVIGLSVFFLKKQEA, from the coding sequence ATGAGTCAAACAATGAGAACGCAAAGTCATTCTCATATCATTGAATTGACTCATGTATCCCAACATTATGGTGATACCAAAGCACTTGATGATGTGACATTGACTATTCCAGCAGGAAAAATGGTCGGCCTAATAGGCCCTGACGGTGTAGGTAAATCGAGTTTAATTTCTCTTATTTCAGGAGCCAGAGAAATTCAAACAGGGCAAGTTATTGTTTTAAATGGTGATATGACCGATGTTGAACATCGAAGGGCTGTTTGTCCTCGTATTGCTTATATGCCACAAGGGTTAGGTAAAAATCTTTATCACACGCTTTCTGTTTTTGAAAACGTTGATTTTTTTGGTCGTCTGTTTGGTCAGTCAAAACAAGAACGAGCAGAACGTATAAACGACTTACTTGAAAGCACGGGATTAGCGCCGTTTCGTGACAGACCCGCAGGCAAACTTTCAGGTGGGATGAAACAGAAATTGGGTTTATGTTGTGCATTAATTCATGATCCTGAATTACTTATTCTAGATGAACCGACAACAGGGGTTGACCCTTTATCACGAGCTCAATTTTGGGATTTAATTAATCGTATCCGTAAACGCCAAACAAATATGAGCGTGTTAGTTGCAACTGCTTACATGGAAGAAGCCGAGCGTTTTGATTGGCTGGTTGCTATGGATGCCGGAAAAATATTAGCAACAGGTCATGCCAATGAGTTAAAAGTACAAACTCAGACGAATGAATTAGAAGCCGCTTTTATCGAGTTGTTGCCTGAAGAAAAGAAAAAGAACCATCAAAAAGTTATTATTCCTCCTAGAGATAAAAGTGACGATGACGTGATTGCCATTGAAGCTAAAGATCTAACCATGCGTTTTGGTCAATTTGTTGCGGTTGATCATGTGAGCTTTCGCATTCCTAAAGGTGAAATTTTTGGTTTCTTGGGATCAAATGGTTGTGGTAAATCAACTACAATGAAAATGCTAACGGGATTATTAGAAGCCAGTGAAGGGCGAGCTTGGTTATTTGGTCAAGAAGTTGATCCTAAAGATATCGAAACTCGTCGTCGGGTGGGATATATGTCGCAAGCTTTTTCACTTTATAGTGAATTAACAGTACGACAAAATCTAGAATTACATGCCAAACTTTTCCATATTCCTGAAGAAGAAATTCCTCAGCGAGTCAAGGCGATGAGTGAACGTTTTAATTTAACCGATGTTGAAGATGTCCTTCCTGATGGTTTGCCATTAGGTATTCGCCAACGTTTATCTCTTGCAGTTGCAGTTATTCATAAACCCGAAATGCTGATACTGGATGAACCAACTTCAGGTGTTGACCCAATTGCACGAGATATGTTCTGGAACTTGATGGTTGACTTATCAAGACGTGACGGTGTCACTATTTTTATTTCAACCCATTTTATGAATGAAGCCGCACGCTGTGATCGAATGTCACTTATGCATGCGGGTAAAGTTTTAGTCACCGATACCCCAAGTAATTTAGTCAAAAATAGTCAATTTGATACCCTTGAAGAAGTCTTTATTGATTATCTTAAGAAGGCATCAGGTGAACAAGAAACCCCTGAACTCAATGAAAAAACACTACAACTTCCCGCATCTAGCGATGAAAGTGCAGAAAAAGCCTTAAAGCAACGATTCAGTCTGCGACGTTTATTTAGCTATAGTATTCGTGAAGGCATGGAGTTGCGCCGTGATCCTGTGCGTCTAACATTGGCGTTATTAGGAACAGTTATTCTCATGTTTATTATGGGATATGGAATTAGCATGGACGTTGAAAACTTACGCTTTGGTATTATGGATAGAGACCAAACGGGTTTAAGTCAAGCATATAGCCAAAATCTATCAGGCTCTCGTTATTTTATTGAAAAAGCACCAATCACTGATTATGACCAACTTGAACGTCGGCTACGTAGTGGAGATATCACAGTTGCAATTGAAATTCCGCCTAACTTTGCCCGTGATGTTGCTAAGGGAAATACTGTAAAAATAGGAGTTTGGATAGATGGTGCGATGCCAAATCGTGCTGAAACAGTACGTGGTTATATTCAGGCGATGCACTTAACATGGATGCTTGATATGGCAATGCGTCAACCAACAAATGTAGTTGATAAATTATCACCGATTAATATCGAAACACGTTATCGTTATAATCCTGATGTAAAAAGCTTACCTGCTATTGTGCCTGCTGTTATCCCACTTTTATTAATGATGATCCCTGCGATGTTAAGTGCATTGAGTGTGGTTCGTGAAAAAGAGCTGGGTTCTATTATTAATCTTTATGTTACACCTGTTACCAAGGCTGAGTTTTTATTAGGTAAACAATTTCCTTATATCTTATTGGGAATGTTTAACTTTTTTATGCTCTGTGCGCTTTCGGTCTTTGTATTTGGTGTCAGTTTTAAAGGCAGTATGCTTACGCTCTCTTTAGGGGCATTGCTCTATATTACGATCGCAACAGGAATGGGGTTATTAATTTCTTGCTTTATGAAAAGTCAGATTGCCGCTATTTTTGGTACTTCAATTATTACCTTAATCCCAGCAACACAATTTTCAGGAATGATTGACCCTGTTTCATCACTAGAGGGCATTGGTAAATGGATAGGGCATATTTATCCTACTTCTCATTTCTTAACTATTGCAAGAGGGACTTTTTCAAAAGGATTAAATCTTTTTGATTTACCTTGGTCTTTTATTCCTTTGCTTATTACCATCCCTATTGTAATTGGGCTAAGTGTCTTTTTCTTGAAAAAGCAGGAGGCTTAA
- a CDS encoding insecticidal delta-endotoxin Cry8Ea1 family protein — MSSTLKLNDGLSDIGAIIHYGISQIPVVGGVLSTIFGLLWPTDKEDIWSTIKQEVQSLINEDIQEDDWNRLVAAVSELQDKVSFINDQLINAQYDTAGPELMTVVVDIIGIEENFKIEGTNFKYAFAPLFVAAVNLKIALYLEGIKYSNELGLSQDQVNQLKSLLQSDIQNSKSYLSPINSAIGSTYLNNIQTYFSVKLYYETSVSLFNELWSGDYEDYNAPAPLENYYVPVMAAGSFYKLISLDGQNYSVPMAFAEVADNSMMPSTNILGTLYQEPTSYPDGYINFIDVYTDLSVSHRTTGLMFTCSGSDEQYEMGMTPNNNYSFNVGQNTMSINVDGGEFINQVSVRAESFVSQIEFTTNLNNTMVAGQHPDDDPVQEVTLVSPFSINSMYVVSDVAGYIQSSGHQMCGIAISAIYNNELAMQYVSSLYKSS, encoded by the coding sequence ATGTCATCTACACTTAAGCTTAATGATGGTTTATCTGATATCGGAGCGATAATACATTATGGTATCAGTCAGATCCCAGTGGTCGGAGGTGTACTAAGCACCATTTTTGGCCTTTTATGGCCAACAGATAAGGAAGATATATGGAGCACGATTAAACAGGAAGTGCAAAGCCTTATTAATGAAGATATTCAAGAGGACGACTGGAATCGCCTTGTGGCCGCAGTAAGCGAGCTTCAGGATAAAGTATCATTTATCAATGACCAGTTAATTAATGCCCAGTATGATACTGCTGGCCCTGAACTGATGACAGTGGTTGTAGATATAATTGGAATTGAAGAAAACTTCAAAATAGAAGGAACTAATTTTAAATATGCATTTGCTCCACTTTTTGTCGCCGCTGTAAATTTAAAAATTGCCTTATATCTTGAAGGGATTAAATACTCTAATGAATTAGGATTAAGTCAGGATCAAGTTAATCAATTAAAGTCATTGCTTCAATCTGATATCCAGAACTCCAAGAGTTATTTATCTCCAATAAATTCGGCAATAGGCAGTACTTATCTTAACAACATACAGACCTACTTTAGTGTGAAGTTATATTATGAAACAAGCGTGTCTTTATTTAATGAACTATGGTCAGGGGATTATGAAGACTATAATGCTCCTGCACCGCTGGAAAATTACTACGTTCCAGTCATGGCAGCTGGATCTTTCTATAAGCTTATAAGCCTAGACGGGCAAAATTACTCAGTGCCTATGGCATTTGCTGAAGTCGCTGATAACTCAATGATGCCTTCTACAAACATCCTGGGAACTTTATATCAGGAGCCAACATCTTATCCAGATGGCTATATTAATTTTATCGATGTTTATACAGACCTGTCAGTGTCACATCGAACTACTGGGTTAATGTTTACCTGTAGTGGATCTGATGAACAATATGAAATGGGTATGACGCCAAATAACAATTACTCATTCAATGTTGGACAAAACACCATGAGTATTAATGTTGATGGTGGTGAGTTCATTAATCAGGTGTCCGTGAGAGCAGAATCTTTTGTTTCACAAATTGAGTTCACCACTAATCTTAATAATACAATGGTAGCAGGTCAGCATCCTGATGATGACCCTGTGCAAGAAGTCACTTTAGTCAGCCCATTTTCAATTAACTCCATGTATGTGGTCTCTGATGTTGCAGGATATATACAATCATCTGGCCATCAAATGTGTGGGATAGCGATTTCAGCAATATATAATAATGAACTTGCGATGCAATATGTCAGCAGTCTATATAAAAGCAGTTAA
- the kdpD gene encoding two-component system sensor histidine kinase KdpD, giving the protein MEHDQQWQRPSPDDLLASTRTTTRGRLKIFFGACAGVGKTYAMLQEAQRLHQQGIDILVGVVETHQRQETAALLSGLPVLPPKRIHYHGRKLTAFDLDAALARHPAVILMDELAFSNPHKCRHPKRWQDIEELLDAGIDVLATINVQHIESLNDIVGSITGVRVQETIPDYIFDSADEVVMVDLPPDDLQQRLHEGKVYIAGQAERAIEHFFRKGNLIALRELALRRMADRVDTQVKEFRDSQGTAPVWHTTDSLMVCLGAHGGNNKLVRTAARYAAAFGCQWHAIYVETPKLHQIGEHKRRAILHSLKLAQHLGARTAILSDNYAEKAVIRYAREHNLGKVIIGQRTYQKWQWLKRWIRMRFAEKLARYAPDLHVISVALNDEEFRYKTKVPQLQNDKWRQNIKGYLTAIGLCLAITLFSRTFLLALDKANLVTLYLLGVVLIALFFGRRPSIFAALINVISFDLFFVQPHFSLAVLDMQYLITFTVMLIVGLVVGNLTAGMRYQTRVARYREQRTRHLFEMTRELSRAVNLQEIAQTSYHFLSSAFDAKVCLLIPNKQEELTPFHAQGMGHLPLDNAIARWCYDKDQIAGAGTDTLPSVPYQLHPITASQQVLAILAIEPNNLRQLLIPEQQQLLQTFNGLIANALERLQQAEMAEQSRINIEREQLRNALLAALSHDLKTPLTVLFGQSEILLLDLSAEGSSHTEQVNQIRQQILTTSRLVNNLLDMARIQSGGIQVNLQWNSLQEITGSAIRSLSYLLDKHPLQIDIPADLLLYCDGNLIERVITNLLENAVKYTASNTKLGIKAYTEETKIHVEIWDEGHGIPCDQLQLIFNKFSRAVKESAIPGVGLGLAICNAIIRLHEGEIWAENNKKGGASFHFVLPLKSLPDIDEIEIKQ; this is encoded by the coding sequence ATGGAACATGATCAACAATGGCAACGCCCTTCTCCTGATGATTTACTCGCTTCAACGCGAACAACAACTCGAGGGCGTTTAAAAATATTTTTTGGTGCTTGTGCTGGCGTAGGGAAAACCTACGCCATGTTGCAAGAAGCTCAACGTCTCCACCAGCAAGGTATCGACATTCTTGTGGGCGTGGTTGAAACACATCAACGCCAAGAAACGGCGGCATTATTAAGTGGATTACCAGTATTGCCACCAAAACGTATTCATTATCATGGTAGAAAATTAACAGCATTTGATTTAGATGCTGCTTTAGCAAGGCACCCTGCGGTGATCTTAATGGATGAATTGGCATTTAGTAATCCCCATAAATGCCGACATCCTAAACGCTGGCAAGATATTGAAGAGCTATTGGATGCGGGTATTGATGTTCTTGCCACGATAAATGTACAACATATTGAAAGTCTTAATGATATTGTCGGTAGTATTACAGGTGTTCGAGTTCAAGAAACAATTCCAGATTATATTTTTGATAGTGCTGATGAAGTGGTTATGGTGGATTTGCCACCTGACGATTTACAACAGCGATTACACGAAGGCAAAGTGTATATTGCGGGACAAGCCGAGCGTGCAATAGAACACTTTTTTCGTAAAGGTAATTTAATTGCCTTGCGTGAATTAGCCTTACGTCGTATGGCCGATCGTGTTGATACACAAGTTAAAGAGTTCCGCGATAGTCAAGGAACAGCCCCAGTTTGGCACACAACAGATAGCTTGATGGTTTGCCTTGGTGCTCATGGTGGCAACAATAAATTAGTTCGTACAGCAGCGCGTTATGCTGCTGCTTTTGGTTGCCAATGGCATGCTATTTATGTTGAAACACCTAAACTTCACCAAATTGGAGAACATAAACGCCGAGCAATTTTACATTCATTAAAGCTGGCCCAACATCTTGGTGCTAGAACCGCGATCCTCTCCGACAATTATGCAGAAAAAGCAGTGATCCGTTATGCCAGAGAGCATAATTTAGGAAAAGTGATTATTGGACAGCGCACTTATCAAAAGTGGCAGTGGCTAAAACGTTGGATACGTATGCGTTTTGCTGAAAAACTAGCGCGATATGCACCTGATCTCCATGTTATCAGTGTTGCTCTGAATGATGAGGAGTTTCGTTATAAAACCAAAGTACCGCAACTGCAAAATGATAAATGGCGACAAAATATAAAAGGTTATCTCACAGCCATTGGATTATGTTTAGCAATAACCTTATTTTCTCGTACATTCCTATTAGCACTTGATAAGGCCAATTTAGTCACACTCTATTTATTGGGGGTTGTATTAATCGCTCTCTTTTTTGGCCGTCGCCCTTCCATTTTTGCCGCATTAATTAATGTTATTAGCTTTGATCTATTTTTTGTACAGCCTCACTTTTCTCTCGCTGTCTTAGATATGCAGTATTTAATTACATTTACTGTGATGCTTATTGTTGGGCTAGTAGTAGGAAATTTAACCGCAGGCATGCGTTATCAAACACGGGTTGCACGTTATCGAGAGCAACGTACTCGCCATTTATTTGAAATGACCCGAGAACTTAGTCGAGCGGTAAATTTACAAGAGATTGCTCAAACAAGTTATCATTTTCTATCAAGTGCATTTGATGCCAAAGTTTGTTTGCTTATCCCCAATAAACAAGAGGAATTAACTCCTTTTCATGCTCAAGGAATGGGACATTTACCTCTTGATAATGCAATTGCACGTTGGTGTTATGACAAAGACCAAATTGCAGGCGCGGGCACTGATACGCTTCCAAGTGTGCCTTATCAATTACACCCTATTACTGCATCTCAACAAGTTTTGGCTATTTTAGCCATTGAACCCAATAATCTTCGCCAATTACTTATTCCTGAACAACAACAATTATTACAAACGTTTAATGGCCTGATTGCCAATGCGCTTGAGCGATTACAACAGGCAGAAATGGCCGAACAATCACGAATTAATATAGAACGAGAACAATTACGAAATGCACTCTTAGCGGCTCTTTCTCATGATTTAAAAACCCCTCTTACTGTGCTTTTTGGTCAATCCGAGATCTTACTTCTGGATTTAAGTGCCGAAGGATCTTCACATACTGAGCAAGTGAACCAAATTCGACAACAAATTCTCACAACTTCACGTTTAGTCAATAACTTACTGGATATGGCACGGATACAATCTGGCGGTATTCAAGTGAATTTACAATGGAATTCGTTGCAAGAAATTACAGGAAGTGCTATTCGGTCACTCTCTTATTTACTTGATAAACATCCATTACAAATTGATATTCCGGCTGATCTACTGCTTTATTGTGATGGTAATTTAATTGAACGGGTTATCACGAACCTACTTGAAAATGCGGTTAAGTACACGGCATCAAACACAAAGTTAGGCATAAAAGCCTACACAGAAGAAACAAAAATTCATGTTGAAATTTGGGATGAAGGTCATGGTATCCCTTGTGATCAGCTACAGCTTATTTTCAATAAATTTTCACGCGCAGTAAAAGAATCGGCTATTCCTGGTGTAGGATTAGGTTTAGCGATTTGCAATGCGATTATTCGCTTGCATGAAGGTGAAATTTGGGCTGAAAACAATAAAAAAGGTGGAGCAAGTTTCCACTTTGTTTTACCTTTAAAATCACTCCCTGATATTGATGAGATTGAAATAAAACAGTGA
- a CDS encoding ABC transporter permease: MWHTMQNVFNLGIKELRSLSRDKAMLALIVFAFTVSIYSSATVTPGSLHHAPIAVADQDKSQLSARIVNSFYMPYFLPPADITPDQIDGLLDRGAYTFALDIPPNFQRDLLAGRKPEIQVNIDATRMSQAFLGNSYIQNIVMGEAKTFLAKNRTNDPLPVDLEVRMSFNPNLTQSWFGSVMAIINNITMLSIVLTGAALIREREHGTIEHLLVMPVTPFEIMLSKIWSMGLVVLLASVMSLVLVVKTLLNVPIEGSVLLFMCGVALSLFATTSIGIFLGTMARSMPQFGLLMIMVLLPLNMLSGGMTSRESMPQFVQDVMQTMPTTHFVSLAQAILYRGADFSIVWPQFIVLIIIGSVFFSLALLRFRKTISAMA; the protein is encoded by the coding sequence ATGTGGCACACAATGCAAAATGTATTTAACTTAGGTATAAAAGAGCTACGAAGCCTCTCACGAGATAAGGCAATGCTGGCATTAATTGTGTTTGCTTTTACCGTATCGATTTACTCATCAGCAACGGTAACTCCGGGTTCATTGCACCATGCACCGATTGCGGTTGCTGATCAGGATAAATCACAGTTATCTGCACGTATTGTAAATAGTTTTTATATGCCTTATTTTTTGCCACCCGCAGATATCACTCCTGATCAGATAGATGGTTTGTTAGATAGAGGCGCTTATACGTTTGCATTAGATATCCCACCTAATTTTCAGCGTGATCTTTTAGCGGGTCGTAAACCGGAAATACAAGTTAATATCGATGCAACACGAATGAGCCAAGCTTTTTTAGGTAATAGTTATATACAAAACATTGTAATGGGAGAGGCGAAAACCTTTTTAGCCAAAAACAGAACCAACGACCCATTACCTGTTGATTTAGAAGTAAGAATGAGCTTTAACCCTAACTTAACACAATCTTGGTTTGGTTCTGTGATGGCAATTATCAACAATATCACTATGTTATCGATAGTATTAACAGGAGCCGCATTAATAAGAGAGCGGGAGCACGGAACCATTGAACATTTACTGGTTATGCCTGTAACTCCCTTTGAAATCATGCTTTCTAAGATATGGTCAATGGGGTTGGTTGTACTATTGGCATCGGTAATGTCGTTAGTTTTAGTGGTAAAAACCTTGCTTAATGTACCTATTGAAGGCTCGGTTTTACTGTTTATGTGTGGTGTTGCTTTAAGCTTATTTGCGACAACTTCTATTGGTATTTTCTTAGGTACAATGGCGCGTTCAATGCCACAATTTGGTTTATTGATGATTATGGTTTTACTACCATTAAATATGCTATCTGGCGGTATGACGTCACGAGAAAGTATGCCTCAGTTTGTACAAGATGTAATGCAAACAATGCCAACGACACACTTCGTGAGTTTAGCTCAGGCCATTTTATATCGTGGTGCTGATTTCTCTATTGTATGGCCTCAATTTATTGTCTTAATTATTATTGGTTCTGTATTTTTCTCATTAGCCTTATTACGTTTTAGAAAAACCATTTCAGCTATGGCCTAA